Proteins encoded within one genomic window of Anopheles gambiae chromosome 3, idAnoGambNW_F1_1, whole genome shotgun sequence:
- the LOC1279737 gene encoding eukaryotic peptide chain release factor subunit 1 isoform X3, translating into MSFDETSADRNVEIWKIKKLIKSLEMARGNGTSMISLIIPPKDQISRVSKMLADEFGTASNIKSRVNRLSVLGAITSVQHRLKLYTKVPPNGLVIYCGTIVTEEGKEKKVNIDFEPFKPINTSLYLCDNKFHTEALTALLADDNKFGFIVMDGNGALFGTLQGNTREVLHKFTVDLPKKHGRGGQSALRFARLRMEKRHNYVRKVAEVATQLFITNDKPNIAGLILAGSADFKTELSQSDMFDPRLQSKVIKLVDVSYGGENGFNQAIELAAESLQNVKFIQEKKLIGRYFDEISQDTGKYCFGVEDTLKALELGSVETLICWENLDIQRYVLKNHASATSTTVLHLTPEQEKDKSHFTDKEVTTCLYYIEI; encoded by the exons ATGTCTTTCGATGAAACATCGGCCGATCGCAATGTGGAGATTTGGAAGATCAAAAAGCTCATTAAAAGCTTGGAAATGGCCAGAGG TAATGGAACGAGTATGATTTCTTTAATCATACCTCCTAAGGATCAAATCAGTCGCGTAAGCAAGATGCTTGCCGATGAGTTTGGAACCGCATCAAATATTAAATCCCGTGTAAACCGTCTATCTGTTCTCGGCGCAATTACGTCTGTTCAACACAGATTAAAACTATACACCAAAGTGCCTCCAAATGGATTAGTCATTTACTGTGGTACAATCGTGACTgaagagggaaaggaaaaaaaggttaaCATCGATTTTGAACCGTTCAAACCAATCAATACCTCCCTTTATTTATGTGACAACAAATTTCACACTGAAGCACTAACTGCACTTCTGGCCGATGACAATAAGTTCGGCTTTATTGTTATGGATGGTAATGGAGCTCTGTTTGGCACGCTGCAG GGAAACACTCGTGAGGTGCTTCATAAATTTACAGTCGACCTACCGAAAAAGCATGGGCGTGGTGGACAGTCGGCGTTGCGTTTTGCAAGATTGCGAATGGAAAAACGTCACAATTACGTACGAAAAGTAGCTGAGGTTGCAACACAACTGTTCATTACCAATGATAAACCCAACATTGCCGGATTGATTTTGGCCGGTAGTGCAGACTTTAAAACTGAGCTTAGCCAGTCTGATATGTTCGATCCA AGATTGCAATCAAAAGTTATAAAACTTGTTGATGTGTCTTATGGAGGAGAGAATGGTTTTAATCAGGCAATTGAGCTAGCAGCTGAGTCTTtacaaaatgttaaatttattcaagaaaaaaaacttattgGTAGATATTTTGATGAAATATCTCAG GATACTGGTAAATACTGCTTTGGTGTGGAAGATACTCTTAAGGCCCTGGAGTTAGGATCTGTAGAAACACTTATATGCTGGGAAAATCTGGATATTCAGCGTTACGTTTTAAAGAATCATGCTAGCGCAACGTCTACGACAGTATTACACTTAACACCCGAGCAAGAAAAGGACAAATCTCATTTCACTGATAAAGAGGTTACAACATGTCTTTACTACATTGAAATATAA
- the LOC1279737 gene encoding eukaryotic peptide chain release factor subunit 1 isoform X1: MSFDETSADRNVEIWKIKKLIKSLEMARGNGTSMISLIIPPKDQISRVSKMLADEFGTASNIKSRVNRLSVLGAITSVQHRLKLYTKVPPNGLVIYCGTIVTEEGKEKKVNIDFEPFKPINTSLYLCDNKFHTEALTALLADDNKFGFIVMDGNGALFGTLQGNTREVLHKFTVDLPKKHGRGGQSALRFARLRMEKRHNYVRKVAEVATQLFITNDKPNIAGLILAGSADFKTELSQSDMFDPRLQSKVIKLVDVSYGGENGFNQAIELAAESLQNVKFIQEKKLIGRYFDEISQDTGKYCFGVEDTLKALELGSVETLICWENLDIQRYVLKNHASATSTTVLHLTPEQEKDKSHFTDKESGVEMELVESQPLLEWLANNYKCFGATLEIITDKSQEGSQFVRGFGGIGGILRYKVDFQSMQLDELDNDCFDLEDY, from the exons ATGTCTTTCGATGAAACATCGGCCGATCGCAATGTGGAGATTTGGAAGATCAAAAAGCTCATTAAAAGCTTGGAAATGGCCAGAGG TAATGGAACGAGTATGATTTCTTTAATCATACCTCCTAAGGATCAAATCAGTCGCGTAAGCAAGATGCTTGCCGATGAGTTTGGAACCGCATCAAATATTAAATCCCGTGTAAACCGTCTATCTGTTCTCGGCGCAATTACGTCTGTTCAACACAGATTAAAACTATACACCAAAGTGCCTCCAAATGGATTAGTCATTTACTGTGGTACAATCGTGACTgaagagggaaaggaaaaaaaggttaaCATCGATTTTGAACCGTTCAAACCAATCAATACCTCCCTTTATTTATGTGACAACAAATTTCACACTGAAGCACTAACTGCACTTCTGGCCGATGACAATAAGTTCGGCTTTATTGTTATGGATGGTAATGGAGCTCTGTTTGGCACGCTGCAG GGAAACACTCGTGAGGTGCTTCATAAATTTACAGTCGACCTACCGAAAAAGCATGGGCGTGGTGGACAGTCGGCGTTGCGTTTTGCAAGATTGCGAATGGAAAAACGTCACAATTACGTACGAAAAGTAGCTGAGGTTGCAACACAACTGTTCATTACCAATGATAAACCCAACATTGCCGGATTGATTTTGGCCGGTAGTGCAGACTTTAAAACTGAGCTTAGCCAGTCTGATATGTTCGATCCA AGATTGCAATCAAAAGTTATAAAACTTGTTGATGTGTCTTATGGAGGAGAGAATGGTTTTAATCAGGCAATTGAGCTAGCAGCTGAGTCTTtacaaaatgttaaatttattcaagaaaaaaaacttattgGTAGATATTTTGATGAAATATCTCAG GATACTGGTAAATACTGCTTTGGTGTGGAAGATACTCTTAAGGCCCTGGAGTTAGGATCTGTAGAAACACTTATATGCTGGGAAAATCTGGATATTCAGCGTTACGTTTTAAAGAATCATGCTAGCGCAACGTCTACGACAGTATTACACTTAACACCCGAGCAAGAAAAGGACAAATCTCATTTCACTGATAAAGAG AGTGGCGTTGAGATGGAATTAGTCGAATCGCAACCTCTGCTTGAATGGTTAGCGAACAACTATAAATGTTTTGGGGCTAcgttggaaattattacggaTAAATCACAAGAAGGTAGTCAATTTGTACGTGGTTTCGGAGGAATAGGAG
- the LOC1279737 gene encoding eukaryotic peptide chain release factor subunit 1 isoform X2: MSFDETSADRNVEIWKIKKLIKSLEMARGNGTSMISLIIPPKDQISRVSKMLADEFGTASNIKSRVNRLSVLGAITSVQHRLKLYTKVPPNGLVIYCGTIVTEEGKEKKVNIDFEPFKPINTSLYLCDNKFHTEALTALLADDNKFGFIVMDGNGALFGTLQGNTREVLHKFTVDLPKKHGRGGQSALRFARLRMEKRHNYVRKVAEVATQLFITNDKPNIAGLILAGSADFKTELSQSDMFDPRLQSKVIKLVDVSYGGENGFNQAIELAAESLQNVKFIQEKKLIGRYFDEISQDTGKYCFGVEDTLKALELGSVETLICWENLDIQRYVLKNHASATSTTVLHLTPEQEKDKSHFTDKESGVEMELVESQPLLEWLANNYKCFGATLEIITDKSQEGSQFVRGFGGIGGILRYKVDFQSLQADEPLDDVDLDDY, translated from the exons ATGTCTTTCGATGAAACATCGGCCGATCGCAATGTGGAGATTTGGAAGATCAAAAAGCTCATTAAAAGCTTGGAAATGGCCAGAGG TAATGGAACGAGTATGATTTCTTTAATCATACCTCCTAAGGATCAAATCAGTCGCGTAAGCAAGATGCTTGCCGATGAGTTTGGAACCGCATCAAATATTAAATCCCGTGTAAACCGTCTATCTGTTCTCGGCGCAATTACGTCTGTTCAACACAGATTAAAACTATACACCAAAGTGCCTCCAAATGGATTAGTCATTTACTGTGGTACAATCGTGACTgaagagggaaaggaaaaaaaggttaaCATCGATTTTGAACCGTTCAAACCAATCAATACCTCCCTTTATTTATGTGACAACAAATTTCACACTGAAGCACTAACTGCACTTCTGGCCGATGACAATAAGTTCGGCTTTATTGTTATGGATGGTAATGGAGCTCTGTTTGGCACGCTGCAG GGAAACACTCGTGAGGTGCTTCATAAATTTACAGTCGACCTACCGAAAAAGCATGGGCGTGGTGGACAGTCGGCGTTGCGTTTTGCAAGATTGCGAATGGAAAAACGTCACAATTACGTACGAAAAGTAGCTGAGGTTGCAACACAACTGTTCATTACCAATGATAAACCCAACATTGCCGGATTGATTTTGGCCGGTAGTGCAGACTTTAAAACTGAGCTTAGCCAGTCTGATATGTTCGATCCA AGATTGCAATCAAAAGTTATAAAACTTGTTGATGTGTCTTATGGAGGAGAGAATGGTTTTAATCAGGCAATTGAGCTAGCAGCTGAGTCTTtacaaaatgttaaatttattcaagaaaaaaaacttattgGTAGATATTTTGATGAAATATCTCAG GATACTGGTAAATACTGCTTTGGTGTGGAAGATACTCTTAAGGCCCTGGAGTTAGGATCTGTAGAAACACTTATATGCTGGGAAAATCTGGATATTCAGCGTTACGTTTTAAAGAATCATGCTAGCGCAACGTCTACGACAGTATTACACTTAACACCCGAGCAAGAAAAGGACAAATCTCATTTCACTGATAAAGAG AGTGGCGTTGAGATGGAATTAGTCGAATCGCAACCTCTGCTTGAATGGTTAGCGAACAACTATAAATGTTTTGGGGCTAcgttggaaattattacggaTAAATCACAAGAAGGTAGTCAATTTGTACGTGGTTTCGGAGGAATAGGAG GAATTCTCCGTTATAAAGTGGATTTCCAATCCTTACAAGCAGATGAACCATTGGATGATGTTGATTTGGATGattattaa